The genomic interval GCCGGACGCGGAGGCAGAGCCGAACGTGTCGAAGATCGCCGCAAGATCGGCCCATAGATCGTCGGGATGTTCCAGTCCGATGCTGACGCGCAGCATCATGTCCGACTTGCTGTCGCGCAATGTCCGGTCGCCTTCCACCGACATCGGGGCGATCAGGCTGCGCGTGCCGCCCCAGGACGAACCGATTGCGAAGGTTTTGAGCTGGCCGAGTGCTTTCGCCAAATCCGCCTCGGCTTCGGCCGTGATGATGATCGTGAAGACGCCGCTCGCGCCGGAAAAATCCCGCCGCCAGCTTTCATGACCCGGACAATCCGAAAGCGAGGGGTGAAGCACCTGCCGGACGCCCGGCAGGTCGACGATGCGTCCGGCGAATTCCTCGGCGACCTGTCCGACGTGCGCGAGCCGGACGCCTATCGTCTCTATCCCGCGCAACACCATCGAACAGTCGTCGGGCGATACACCCATGCCGATCATGCGCCCAGTATCCTTGAGCCGCGTATAAAGGTCGATGTCCTTGACCGAGACCGCGCCCATCAGGATGTCGGAATGCCCGCCGACATATTTGCTCAGCGCCTGCATGGAGAAATCGACGCCATGGTCGAGGGGTTTAAAGAGGAGCGGCGTCGCCCAGGTATTGTCGCAGCCCGTCAGGACGGAACGCGCTTTCGCTGCCGCGACGATGGCGGGGACATCCTGAAACTCCATCGTCGTCGAGCCGGGCGATTCGGTCCAGATCAATCTGGTCCGGTCGTCGATCAATTCGGCAATGTCGCCGCCGATCAGCGGATCGTAAACCACATGGTCGATCCCGCGCGCGGCCAGATATTGCGCGCAGAATATCCGGACCGGGGGATAGACGGTGTCGGGTATTAACACCTTGTCGCCCGGTTCGAGAACCGCGAGAAAGACGATCGTGATCGCGGCCTGGCCCGAGGGAAGCAGGACGGTCCGTTCGGCATGTTCGAGCGCGGAAATCTGGGCCTCGAGCGTCTTCGTCGTCGGAGTTCCATGCAGGCCGTAGGTGTAGCCGTCGGGACCGCGATGCTTGCGGTTCGCATAGGCTTGGGCGTCGTCAAATATGATCGACGATGCGCGATAGGTTGGTACGGTCAACGTGTCGAAGCCTTTCAGCGACACCATAGGATGATGTACGACACGAGTCAGGTCTTTCATGGTCAGTTAGTCTTTCTTTGTGGAGCCCTGATCGTGGCCGTCCGCAAGTAGAAACTCAAATTACGATCCCGCACGGAACTATACGTGAATGTTATAGGATGGGAGAAGGCGGAGCAGGGTATAAGGTTTTTGCATAGACCCGTGTTATCCTCGAACTTGATTTGTTGGCGTTTCAATCGCGAAGATTGCAGCGTGGAAAAGCCGGCGTTCATTCGCCTGCCTTTGACCATTCTGGACACTAGGGTTGAAGGGCTCGACGATGCTCGAAGCAAAATCACTGCGGAAAGAATATGACGGTCAGGTGGCCCTCAAGGGTCTCGACCTCAAGATCGACAAGGGAGAAATCTATTGCCTGCTCGGCGCCAATGGCGCCGGCAAGAGCACGACCATCAACCTCTTCCTCGACTTCATCGAACCGACGTCGGGCGAAGCTCTGGTCGATGGGCTGAACGTCAAGGACCATCCGATCGAGACGAAAAAGGCGCTCGCCTACATTCCCGAGATTGTCATGTTATACCGCAACCTGACCGGTCTCGAAAATCTTCGTTATTTCAGCGGTCTCGCGGGCCACGAGCATTATAGCGACGGCGATCTGCTGGCGTTCCTCGACCGCGCGGGATTGCCTAAGGATGCGCCGAACCGCCGCGTCGGTGGCTATTCCAAGGGCATGCGGCAAAAGGTCGGCATCGCCATCGCGCTCGCCAAGCAGGCGAAAGCGCTGCTCCTCGACGAACCGACCTCGGGCCTTGATCCCAAGGCATCGAACGAATTCTCCGACCTGCTCATCCAGCTGGCCGGCGACGGCGTCGCGATCCTGATGGCGACCCACGATCTCTTTCGCGCCAAAGAAAGCGGGACGCGGGCGGGCATCATGCGGCGCGGCGAATTGGTGACCGACCTGTTCACCGCCGAGATCGGACACGCCGATCTTGAAGCCCTCTATCTCAAATATATGCACGATTGAGGTCCGATATGATCTGGCACATCGCCCGCAAGGAATTCACCGAGATCACGCGCGACGGCCGCTTTTTGTGGACCGCGCTGGTCATCATGCTCCTCCTGATCGTTTCGCTCGGGGTCGGGGCGCAGCGCTATTCGGAAGATCGCGCGTTGCGCGAAGCTGCGACGAGCGAAGCCCGGCAGCAATGGCTCACTCAGGGCGCACAAGGGCCGCATACTGCGGGCCATTATGGCGTCTACGCCTTCAAGCCCGCGACGCCGCTCGCGCTCTTCGATCCCGGCTACAATGATTATACCGGGACCATCCAGTATCTCGAAGCGCACCGCGAAAATCAGGCGGGTTACAAGCCCGCTTCGGACTCGACGGCCCTCCAGCGCTTCGGCGACCTTTCGGGCGCGATGGTGCTGCAGATGCTCGTGCCGCTGCTCATCATCCTGCTCTGCTTCGGCATGGTATCGGGCGAGCGTGAAGACGGCACCTGGCGCCAGCTCCTCAGTATCGGCGTCAAGCGGCAGACCCTTGTTGCGGGCAAGGCCACCGGCGCGGTGCTCGCGGTCGGAGCGGTTTTGTTGCCCGCGCTCATCGCGGGCGGTATCGCCGCGGCGATGATGGCCGGAAGCGGCGATGTGCACGAGATGATCGACTTTCCGTCGAAGGTCGTGACACTCCTGCTGCTCTACCTCGTATTCTTCGCGATCTTCGTCTGCCTGGCGCTGACGGTGTCGATCTACGCAAAATCCTCGGGTGGCGCGCTGACCGGGCTGATCGGCTTCTGGATCGTCGCGGGACTCCTCATCCCGAGGGTCGCGACCGACGTCGGCAAGCGAGTCTATCCCACGCCGTCGGCCTTCGAGGTGCAGGCGGCGATCGAGGCCGGCCGAGAGAAGGGCCCCCACGCGCACGAACCCAACCACCCGAATTACAAGGCTTTCAGCGCGGAGATGCTGGAGAAATATAATGTCGATAAGGTGGAAGACCTACCGTACAATTTCCTCGGCCTCGCGCTCCAGCGCGATGAAGAGGTCGGCTTTGCCGTGTTCGACAAGGAATATGGTGGCGTCCGGCGGCTCTACGAGCAACAGGATAAGGTCCAGCAATATCTGTCGCTGATCTCCCCCTTCATCGCGATCAAGAATCTGTCGGCTGCATTGTCGGGAACCGATGTCGCCTTCTCGAACGATTTTTCGGAAGCGGGCGAAGGCTATCGGCGGAACATGATCCGTGTTCTCAACGAGGACCTGATGAAGAATGCCAAGGGCCTGTCGAACTATTCGGCGGAATGGAGCTACAAGACCGACAAGAAGCTCTGGAGCCGCGTACCGCCGTTCGATTTCGATCCGCCGGGCATCGCCACGATCCTCGGTCGCAACATCTTCTCGATTGTCGTGCTGCTGGCGTGGCTTGCCGCAAGCTTGGCGCTCCTGCGCCGTGCGGCCCTTCGCGCCCGCATCGACTCCTGATCCACCGGCAGGCTGGAGACATAAAATGATAAAGCGTATCGTCAAACATGAGTGGATGGTGCTCTCGCGCGAGAAGATCCTCTACATCGCTCTGCCGATCTATATTATTCTGATTGCTTATGGCGTGTTCAACGGCACGCAGTGGAAGAATTTTCTTCAATCCAACACCGCCGAGGCCGTCGCGCTTGCCGACAAGGGCATGGAGTCGAAGCTCGCCAAGATCGACCGGCTCGAATCGGGCGCGGATCCATACAGCTTCAACGAGGATCCGCGGGTCGCGGCCGCTCTCGCACGCTTCAAGGGATATGAGTTTGCCGCGAAAATCCCGTCATCGGGCGCCGCGATCGCAATCGGGCAAAGTGATGTCCTGCCATCCTATCTGAAGGTCCAGTGGCGGCCGATGTTCAAGCAACCGAACACGGACGAGATCGAGAATCCGAAGAATCTCGCGGTCGGCGCCTTCGACCTGAGCTTCGTTCTCATCTATCTCTATCCGCTTCTGATCATCGCGCTCAGTTACAATATTCTCTCGTCGGAACGTGAGAATGGCACGCAGGCGCTGCTGCTCTCCCAGCCGGTATCGGTGCGCCAGTTCGTGCTCGGCAAGATCGTGCTTCGCGGCAGCATCGTGATCGGCATCGCGATGGCCATTTCGCTCGGCGGCTTGCTGATGATGAACCCCGACATTCTGTCGGGGGGGCAAGGATGGCGCGTTCTCGCCCTTGCGACCGTGCTCTTCCTCTATGGCGTTTTCTGGTTCGGTCTGTCCGTCTTGGTGAATGCGTTCGGGAAGAAGTCGGCAACCAACGCGCTGGCGCTCATGGCGGTGTGGATCGCTCTCGTCCTCATCATGCCGGCGAGCCTCAATATCATCGCGAAA from uncultured Sphingopyxis sp. carries:
- a CDS encoding ABC transporter permease subunit codes for the protein MIWHIARKEFTEITRDGRFLWTALVIMLLLIVSLGVGAQRYSEDRALREAATSEARQQWLTQGAQGPHTAGHYGVYAFKPATPLALFDPGYNDYTGTIQYLEAHRENQAGYKPASDSTALQRFGDLSGAMVLQMLVPLLIILLCFGMVSGEREDGTWRQLLSIGVKRQTLVAGKATGAVLAVGAVLLPALIAGGIAAAMMAGSGDVHEMIDFPSKVVTLLLLYLVFFAIFVCLALTVSIYAKSSGGALTGLIGFWIVAGLLIPRVATDVGKRVYPTPSAFEVQAAIEAGREKGPHAHEPNHPNYKAFSAEMLEKYNVDKVEDLPYNFLGLALQRDEEVGFAVFDKEYGGVRRLYEQQDKVQQYLSLISPFIAIKNLSAALSGTDVAFSNDFSEAGEGYRRNMIRVLNEDLMKNAKGLSNYSAEWSYKTDKKLWSRVPPFDFDPPGIATILGRNIFSIVVLLAWLAASLALLRRAALRARIDS
- a CDS encoding aminotransferase class I/II-fold pyridoxal phosphate-dependent enzyme; translation: MKDLTRVVHHPMVSLKGFDTLTVPTYRASSIIFDDAQAYANRKHRGPDGYTYGLHGTPTTKTLEAQISALEHAERTVLLPSGQAAITIVFLAVLEPGDKVLIPDTVYPPVRIFCAQYLAARGIDHVVYDPLIGGDIAELIDDRTRLIWTESPGSTTMEFQDVPAIVAAAKARSVLTGCDNTWATPLLFKPLDHGVDFSMQALSKYVGGHSDILMGAVSVKDIDLYTRLKDTGRMIGMGVSPDDCSMVLRGIETIGVRLAHVGQVAEEFAGRIVDLPGVRQVLHPSLSDCPGHESWRRDFSGASGVFTIIITAEAEADLAKALGQLKTFAIGSSWGGTRSLIAPMSVEGDRTLRDSKSDMMLRVSIGLEHPDDLWADLAAIFDTFGSASASGASD
- a CDS encoding ABC transporter ATP-binding protein; its protein translation is MALKGLDLKIDKGEIYCLLGANGAGKSTTINLFLDFIEPTSGEALVDGLNVKDHPIETKKALAYIPEIVMLYRNLTGLENLRYFSGLAGHEHYSDGDLLAFLDRAGLPKDAPNRRVGGYSKGMRQKVGIAIALAKQAKALLLDEPTSGLDPKASNEFSDLLIQLAGDGVAILMATHDLFRAKESGTRAGIMRRGELVTDLFTAEIGHADLEALYLKYMHD
- a CDS encoding ABC transporter permease subunit, whose protein sequence is MIKRIVKHEWMVLSREKILYIALPIYIILIAYGVFNGTQWKNFLQSNTAEAVALADKGMESKLAKIDRLESGADPYSFNEDPRVAAALARFKGYEFAAKIPSSGAAIAIGQSDVLPSYLKVQWRPMFKQPNTDEIENPKNLAVGAFDLSFVLIYLYPLLIIALSYNILSSERENGTQALLLSQPVSVRQFVLGKIVLRGSIVIGIAMAISLGGLLMMNPDILSGGQGWRVLALATVLFLYGVFWFGLSVLVNAFGKKSATNALALMAVWIALVLIMPASLNIIAKGLHPLPSRIEMVQSMRRADRVAEKKDNFQKVDRSDLLRKGEEEAVVASTNDYFAKILPVEAKAENMAAPIFVKFQEQRQAQQGFTERLKFLTPAAVAQLALSDLADHGAQSYDDFNTQVERYHQKWRAYFLPAIVDNRLLTRDEVKNIPRFEYAPEAEGVVFGRFSLNAIVLALFAAIALTAGFIRLKKYPAAGR